One genomic segment of Profundibacter amoris includes these proteins:
- a CDS encoding VOC family protein, with product MKCTQYYPVIQTDDVSGTVRFYCEHFGFTPLFEADWYVHLQSKNAPEVNLAILNGQHETIPQKARGKTSGLILNFEVEDVDTVHNQIESAGLPILKSLRDEEFGQRHFITSDPNGVLIDIITPIPPSGDFVAQYEDSALPN from the coding sequence ATGAAATGCACACAATATTACCCAGTCATTCAAACTGACGATGTTTCTGGAACCGTCAGATTCTATTGTGAACACTTCGGCTTTACCCCGCTGTTCGAAGCCGACTGGTATGTTCATCTGCAATCCAAAAACGCTCCGGAAGTGAATTTGGCAATCCTTAACGGACAACACGAGACGATCCCCCAAAAGGCCCGAGGAAAAACATCCGGGTTAATCCTGAATTTCGAAGTCGAGGATGTTGATACTGTTCACAACCAAATCGAATCAGCTGGATTGCCAATTTTGAAATCCCTGCGTGACGAAGAATTCGGACAACGTCATTTTATCACGTCTGACCCAAATGGTGTTCTGATCGACATCATTACACCAATCCCTCCGAGCGGCGATTTTGTTGCACAATACGAAGACAGTGCCCTTCCCAACTGA
- a CDS encoding TetR/AcrR family transcriptional regulator, translating into MQEKSTRRSNKARSEEMRARLITVSRKLFAQKGFAETGTPEIVKAAQVTRGALYHHFADKTDLFRAVVLAEANDVANDIALHSNANSNAAEALREGAKSYFKSMQKPGRVRLLLLDGPAVLGQKEMVSIDATTGGNALKEGLSALLSDNAAPLAALAEIISAAFDRAALAIANGANETPYFDAISLVLEGLAVGQKRR; encoded by the coding sequence ATGCAAGAGAAATCGACTCGACGATCAAACAAAGCTCGCAGCGAAGAAATGCGGGCACGCCTGATAACGGTGTCCCGCAAGCTGTTTGCCCAAAAAGGGTTTGCCGAAACCGGTACACCTGAAATTGTAAAAGCCGCCCAAGTGACCCGCGGCGCGCTTTATCACCATTTCGCCGATAAAACGGACTTGTTTCGCGCGGTGGTGTTGGCCGAAGCCAATGATGTGGCGAACGATATTGCGTTGCATTCGAATGCCAATTCAAACGCTGCAGAGGCGTTGCGGGAAGGGGCAAAATCCTATTTCAAATCAATGCAGAAACCCGGTCGAGTTAGGTTGTTATTGTTAGACGGCCCAGCGGTCTTGGGTCAGAAGGAAATGGTATCTATTGACGCAACAACGGGGGGAAATGCGTTGAAAGAAGGCTTGAGCGCTTTGCTATCTGACAATGCAGCACCGCTTGCTGCGTTGGCAGAAATAATATCTGCCGCATTCGATCGCGCTGCATTGGCGATTGCAAATGGCGCAAATGAAACACCCTACTTTGACGCAATATCACTTGTTCTAGAAGGGCTCGCTGTGGGACAGAAACGGCGCTAG
- the topA gene encoding type I DNA topoisomerase: protein MPVVVVESPAKAKTINKYLGDDYTVLASYGHVRDLPPKDGSVDTEHDFAMKWEIGYDSRKHVKAIADALKDDNELILATDPDREGEAISWHLEEALRKRKSIKKDTPVSRVVFNAITKSAVTEAMKNPRQVDMPLVEAYLARRALDYLVGFNLSPVLWRKLPGAKSAGRVQSVCLRLIVEREMEIEAFNAREYWSVKAALTTPRGQAFEARLTHLAGSKLDKFDLENSTAAELAVQAVNSRDLMVQKVEAKPANRNPSAPFMTSTLQQEASRKFGFGARQTMSTAQRLYEAGYITYMRTDGIDMAPEAVTAARAEIESRYGKEYVPAKQRIYKNKAKNAQEAHECIRPTDMSVDAGKLARLEADQRKLYDLVWKRTLASQMEQARLERTSVDVGSDDGQVVLRATGQVVLFDGFMKVYEEGRDDAVVDDDDKRLPQVAEGDAVDKKSVTPEQHFTQPPPRFTEATLVKRMEELGIGRPSTYASVITTIQDREYVRKEKNRLFPEDKGRMVTVFLLNFFRKYVGYEFTANLEEELDDVSAGNRNYKNVLDRFWKDFSAAIAETSELRISEVLDKLDEALAPVLYPPREDGSDPRVCPLCGEGKLHLKTSRSGGFVGCGNYPECRYTRPLGGENGENGDRVLGMDGEDEISLRSGRFGPYVQRGEVTEDNKKPPRASLPKGWKAEDMTLEKALTLLSLPRFVGDHPDGGKVETNIGRYGPYVLHTTVDEDGKEQKLYANIPDVEEVFTIGMNRAVEVLAEKRANGGGRGRTAAKPLKELGEHPTEGGPVNVMDGRYGPYVKWAKVNATLPKDVEPADVTMDMAVELITAKAAKKGGRKKAAPKKKKATAKKKPATKKKS, encoded by the coding sequence ATGCCCGTCGTCGTTGTCGAATCCCCAGCCAAGGCCAAAACCATCAATAAATACTTGGGGGATGACTATACCGTTCTGGCCTCGTACGGGCACGTTCGCGATCTGCCGCCAAAGGATGGATCGGTCGATACGGAACACGATTTCGCGATGAAATGGGAAATCGGATATGATTCCCGCAAGCACGTCAAAGCCATCGCCGACGCCCTGAAAGACGACAACGAACTGATCCTCGCAACCGACCCCGACCGCGAGGGCGAGGCCATCAGCTGGCATCTGGAAGAGGCGTTGCGCAAGCGCAAATCGATCAAGAAAGACACCCCCGTTTCCCGCGTGGTATTCAACGCCATCACCAAATCCGCCGTCACCGAAGCGATGAAAAATCCGCGTCAGGTGGATATGCCGCTGGTCGAGGCATACCTTGCCCGCCGCGCGCTGGATTATCTGGTGGGGTTCAACCTGTCGCCGGTTCTGTGGCGCAAATTGCCCGGCGCAAAATCTGCCGGACGGGTGCAATCGGTCTGTCTGCGCCTGATCGTCGAGCGCGAGATGGAGATCGAGGCCTTTAATGCCCGCGAATACTGGAGCGTCAAAGCCGCCTTGACCACACCGCGCGGTCAGGCCTTCGAGGCGCGTCTGACCCATCTGGCCGGCTCGAAACTGGACAAATTCGATCTGGAAAACAGCACCGCCGCCGAACTGGCCGTGCAGGCGGTCAACAGCCGTGATCTGATGGTGCAAAAGGTCGAGGCAAAACCGGCCAACCGCAACCCCTCCGCCCCCTTCATGACCTCGACCCTGCAACAAGAGGCCTCGCGCAAATTCGGCTTTGGCGCCCGCCAGACGATGAGCACCGCACAGCGCCTGTATGAAGCCGGTTACATCACCTATATGCGGACCGACGGCATCGACATGGCCCCCGAGGCCGTAACCGCCGCCCGCGCCGAAATCGAAAGCCGTTATGGCAAGGAATACGTCCCCGCCAAACAGCGTATCTACAAGAACAAGGCCAAGAACGCGCAAGAGGCCCACGAATGTATCCGCCCGACCGATATGTCGGTGGATGCGGGCAAACTGGCGCGGCTGGAGGCCGATCAGCGCAAGCTGTATGATCTGGTCTGGAAGCGCACGCTGGCCAGCCAGATGGAACAGGCCCGTCTTGAGCGCACTTCGGTTGATGTGGGCAGCGATGACGGGCAGGTTGTTTTGCGCGCCACCGGTCAGGTGGTGTTGTTTGACGGCTTTATGAAGGTCTATGAAGAGGGCCGCGATGATGCGGTGGTGGATGACGACGACAAGCGCCTGCCGCAGGTTGCCGAGGGCGACGCGGTTGACAAAAAATCCGTCACCCCCGAGCAGCATTTCACCCAGCCCCCCCCCCGTTTCACCGAGGCAACCCTGGTCAAACGTATGGAAGAATTGGGCATCGGCCGTCCCTCGACCTATGCCTCGGTCATCACCACGATTCAGGACCGCGAATATGTCCGCAAGGAAAAGAACCGCCTGTTCCCCGAGGACAAGGGGCGGATGGTCACCGTTTTCCTGCTGAACTTTTTTCGCAAATATGTCGGGTACGAATTTACCGCCAATCTGGAAGAGGAACTGGACGACGTTTCCGCCGGCAACCGCAACTATAAAAACGTGCTGGACCGGTTCTGGAAAGATTTTTCCGCCGCGATTGCGGAAACCAGCGAATTGCGCATTTCCGAGGTGCTGGACAAGCTGGACGAAGCCTTGGCACCGGTCCTGTATCCGCCACGCGAAGACGGGTCCGACCCGCGTGTCTGCCCGTTGTGTGGCGAAGGCAAGCTGCATCTGAAAACCTCGCGCAGTGGCGGGTTTGTCGGCTGTGGTAACTATCCCGAATGTCGCTATACCCGTCCGCTGGGCGGGGAAAACGGCGAAAATGGCGACCGCGTTCTGGGCATGGATGGCGAGGATGAAATCTCGTTGCGCTCGGGCCGGTTCGGCCCCTATGTACAGCGCGGCGAAGTCACCGAAGACAATAAGAAACCGCCACGCGCCAGCCTGCCCAAGGGCTGGAAAGCCGAGGATATGACGCTGGAAAAGGCGCTGACCCTGCTAAGTCTGCCGCGGTTTGTCGGTGATCACCCTGATGGTGGCAAGGTGGAAACCAATATCGGGCGATATGGGCCTTATGTGCTGCACACCACAGTGGACGAGGATGGCAAGGAGCAAAAGCTTTATGCCAACATCCCCGATGTGGAAGAAGTCTTTACCATCGGCATGAACCGCGCTGTCGAAGTGCTGGCCGAGAAACGCGCCAATGGTGGCGGACGCGGGCGCACAGCAGCCAAGCCTTTGAAAGAACTGGGTGAACACCCGACCGAGGGTGGCCCCGTCAACGTGATGGACGGGCGTTACGGGCCATATGTAAAATGGGCCAAGGTCAACGCGACCCTGCCAAAGGATGTGGAACCGGCGGATGTGACAATGGATATGGCGGTGGAACTGATCACCGCCAAGGCCGCCAAAAAGGGCGGGCGAAAGAAGGCGGCGCCCAAGAAGAAGAAGGCAACCGCCAAGAAAAAACCGGCAACGAAAAAGAAATCCTAG
- the dprA gene encoding DNA-processing protein DprA yields MAEDLFSSHPTTLTPPKGDDDRLAWLRLLRSRRVGVSTFFRLMREHGSAQKSLAALPETARAAGVQDYTVCPEGVAVAEMKAAKAVGATMVCYGDATYPATLTDIPDPPPLLWCIGDTALMARPMVAMVGARNASSLGTRMARKLAEGLTDTGYVVVSGLARGIDTAAHLAALDGGTIAVQAGGVDVIYPRENAALADDIAKTGLRLSEIAIGTQPQARHFPRRNRIISGMANAVVVVEAAARSGSLITAKNALDQGRDVLAVPGHPFDARAFGCNALLRDGATLVRSAEDVIEAIGKEQVAQPAPIPQQPPKPERSLRDTSKLHSEILSRLGPSPLAEDQLIRDLELPSQKVAPELLNLELDGKIIRAPGGLLSLAH; encoded by the coding sequence ATGGCCGAGGATTTATTCTCTTCACACCCCACCACACTCACCCCACCCAAAGGGGATGATGACCGGCTGGCGTGGCTCCGTCTGTTGCGATCGCGCAGGGTCGGGGTTTCGACATTTTTCCGGCTGATGCGTGAACACGGGTCGGCGCAGAAATCGCTGGCCGCCCTGCCCGAAACCGCCCGCGCGGCCGGGGTGCAGGATTACACGGTCTGCCCCGAAGGCGTGGCCGTTGCCGAAATGAAAGCCGCCAAGGCCGTGGGCGCAACGATGGTCTGCTATGGCGACGCGACCTACCCCGCCACCCTGACCGACATCCCCGATCCGCCGCCGTTGCTGTGGTGCATTGGTGACACCGCCCTGATGGCCCGCCCGATGGTGGCGATGGTGGGCGCACGCAACGCATCCTCGCTAGGCACCCGCATGGCGCGTAAACTGGCCGAAGGGCTGACCGACACCGGTTATGTTGTGGTTTCCGGCCTTGCCCGCGGTATCGATACCGCCGCCCATCTGGCCGCGCTGGATGGTGGCACCATCGCTGTGCAGGCCGGTGGCGTCGACGTGATCTATCCGCGCGAAAACGCTGCCCTTGCCGATGATATCGCCAAAACCGGTCTGCGCCTGTCGGAAATTGCCATCGGCACCCAGCCACAGGCCCGCCATTTCCCGCGTCGCAACCGGATTATTTCCGGTATGGCCAACGCTGTTGTGGTGGTCGAGGCTGCCGCACGATCGGGCAGCCTGATCACCGCCAAGAACGCACTGGATCAGGGGCGCGATGTGCTGGCGGTGCCGGGCCATCCGTTCGACGCCCGCGCCTTTGGCTGCAATGCGCTGCTGCGGGACGGGGCAACATTGGTGCGATCCGCCGAAGATGTGATCGAGGCGATTGGGAAGGAACAGGTTGCCCAACCTGCGCCGATACCGCAACAGCCCCCCAAACCCGAACGCAGCTTGCGCGACACCTCGAAACTGCACAGTGAAATCCTGTCGCGGCTTGGCCCCAGCCCCTTGGCCGAGGACCAGTTGATCCGTGATCTGGAACTGCCCAGTCAAAAGGTCGCGCCCGAATTGCTGAACCTTGAACTGGACGGCAAAATCATCCGCGCGCCCGGTGGCTTGCTGTCACTGGCCCATTAG
- a CDS encoding GNAT family N-acetyltransferase yields MNRRQFTTRLAALFAAPALPASAVSAAASAPVAAPIAVSTGASSWASYLMAMHKTCTPTMLKSVLNVSEGMAETLHSRMVSEGIIQDGNRVVREVKQRIKSALETPDMPRTRPAVAEDMDALADIWFDGWFEAHADHVPDELKALRNSDSLRIRLENMLETTDVVGPVGAPVGFCTVKGDEIYQFYVSPAARGTGTADALIQAGEKRLKDSEIEVGQLWVIPQNARAIAFYQRNGWDGDALENVPLDTAEGPYLLPCRILQKAL; encoded by the coding sequence ATGAACAGACGACAATTCACCACCCGCCTCGCCGCCCTTTTCGCCGCCCCCGCCCTGCCTGCCAGTGCCGTTTCCGCCGCTGCCAGTGCGCCCGTGGCCGCCCCGATCGCCGTGTCCACAGGTGCGTCCTCATGGGCCAGTTACCTGATGGCGATGCACAAAACCTGCACCCCGACGATGCTGAAATCCGTGCTGAATGTGTCCGAAGGCATGGCCGAAACCCTGCATTCCCGCATGGTGTCAGAGGGCATCATTCAGGATGGCAATCGCGTTGTGCGCGAGGTAAAACAGCGCATCAAATCCGCGCTGGAGACCCCGGACATGCCCCGAACCCGCCCCGCTGTTGCCGAAGATATGGATGCCCTTGCCGACATCTGGTTCGATGGCTGGTTTGAAGCCCACGCTGATCATGTTCCCGATGAACTCAAGGCGTTACGCAACAGTGACAGCTTGCGCATCCGGCTGGAAAACATGCTGGAAACCACCGATGTTGTCGGCCCTGTTGGCGCCCCTGTCGGGTTTTGCACGGTCAAGGGTGATGAAATCTACCAGTTTTACGTCTCCCCTGCGGCCCGTGGAACAGGCACCGCCGATGCGCTGATCCAAGCTGGCGAAAAGCGGTTGAAAGACAGTGAAATCGAGGTTGGCCAGCTTTGGGTGATCCCCCAAAACGCCCGCGCCATCGCCTTTTACCAGCGCAACGGCTGGGATGGCGATGCGCTGGAAAATGTGCCGCTGGATACAGCCGAAGGTCCCTACCTGCTGCCCTGCCGGATTTTGCAAAAGGCGCTGTAA
- a CDS encoding pentapeptide repeat-containing protein — protein sequence MTEKLTDPSKPAHEIIEVLEDGDAIRNDGVRLQAANKNPWYVLATIYGEQAEEADIGNYDQILAAKNRRAWNGWSCRSLNDEERKKLAEKLDLPEIELKPLSDEEWDGINQEFALRMQRVDVEAVQISSIEDTYDFSQVYYNKPVVFDRFAFVGGALFGKAVFQNLAAFEHSVFRSATIFNSAKFLGYASFSFVKFSSVAGFGSVVFLGIADFIHARFNSMAVFDDAVSHDRMIFNNANFNGSIQFNHSKFITSIPQFHGAILSDGPVFSTRGSDQLFWPPIKGAIKTNEYHKPVSVMPAADQKRAYNRLRLFMNRSVQIDEEQFFNRQEMRCKREVEESKAMRLLYDLFERVSDFGSSVLRPAGWLFVVWLSGMIAKLEAVQGEWYPDWHSVPSAMGWSFANLFSFFGFHKRYFGEEELNAVLQVTGGVQTVAGFILLFFLGLGLRNRFRLR from the coding sequence GTGACCGAGAAACTGACAGACCCGAGCAAACCGGCGCACGAGATTATCGAGGTGCTGGAAGACGGCGATGCTATCCGCAATGACGGGGTGCGGTTGCAGGCGGCGAACAAGAACCCGTGGTATGTGCTGGCGACGATTTATGGGGAGCAGGCGGAGGAGGCCGATATTGGGAACTATGATCAGATACTTGCTGCTAAGAACAGGCGGGCTTGGAATGGGTGGTCTTGTCGCAGTTTAAATGATGAGGAACGAAAGAAATTAGCTGAAAAGCTGGATTTACCAGAGATCGAATTGAAACCACTAAGCGATGAGGAATGGGATGGAATCAATCAAGAATTTGCATTAAGAATGCAACGTGTTGATGTTGAGGCGGTGCAAATTTCATCCATTGAGGACACGTATGATTTTTCACAGGTTTATTATAACAAACCTGTAGTCTTTGATAGATTTGCATTTGTTGGTGGCGCCTTATTTGGCAAGGCTGTATTTCAGAATTTAGCTGCTTTTGAGCATTCAGTATTTAGAAGTGCTACTATATTTAACTCTGCCAAGTTCTTAGGTTATGCATCATTTTCCTTTGTAAAGTTTTCCTCAGTAGCTGGTTTCGGCTCAGTTGTTTTTCTTGGTATCGCGGATTTTATACATGCAAGATTTAATAGTATGGCTGTGTTTGACGACGCTGTTTCTCATGACCGCATGATCTTTAATAATGCCAATTTTAATGGAAGCATACAATTTAACCATTCGAAGTTTATTACTTCAATACCGCAGTTTCATGGGGCCATTTTGAGCGATGGACCTGTTTTTTCAACAAGAGGAAGTGATCAGTTATTCTGGCCCCCAATTAAAGGGGCAATAAAGACTAACGAGTATCATAAGCCTGTTTCGGTCATGCCCGCCGCCGACCAGAAACGCGCCTATAACCGGTTGCGGCTGTTCATGAACCGGTCTGTGCAGATCGACGAGGAGCAGTTTTTCAACCGGCAGGAGATGCGGTGCAAGCGGGAGGTCGAGGAAAGCAAAGCGATGCGCCTGCTGTATGATCTGTTCGAGAGGGTATCGGATTTTGGCAGTTCGGTGCTGCGGCCTGCGGGGTGGTTGTTTGTGGTCTGGCTTTCGGGGATGATTGCCAAACTGGAAGCCGTTCAGGGGGAGTGGTATCCGGACTGGCATTCGGTCCCGTCGGCGATGGGCTGGAGCTTTGCCAATTTGTTTTCGTTCTTTGGTTTCCACAAACGATATTTCGGAGAAGAGGAATTGAATGCAGTGTTGCAGGTGACTGGCGGGGTTCAGACGGTTGCTGGTTTTATCCTGCTGTTTTTTCTTGGCCTTGGTCTGCGCAACAGGTTCCGGTTGCGGTAA
- the tldD gene encoding metalloprotease TldD, translating to MADTGFRPLENALDRDRTLDLLKQATDGADDGELFLERRRSEALVFDDGRVKTASYDAAEGFGLRAVCGETAGYAHSTEITEAAIKRAVKTARLAVGEGGGTWAEAPAPTNQRLYTDQNPMDDASFPVKIDTLREIDDFARALDKRVIQVSATIAASIQEIEILRPEGHIIRDVRPMSRVNISVIVEENGRRESGSMGGGGRAGLTLLIDRAHWEPVAREALRIALVNLSAVPAPAGAMDVVLGNGWPGILLHEAVGHGLEGDFNRKGTSAFSGLIGQQVAAKGVTVVDDGTIPDRRGSISFDDEGTVSGRNVLIEDGILVGYMQDRQNARLMGVAPTGNGRRESYAHAPMPRMTNTIMQGGNTDPQDIIADLKDGIYAVGFGGGQVDITNGKFVFSCTEAYRVQNGKIGSPVKGATLIGDGPAAMKQIRAIGNDMALDPGIGNCGKSGQWVPVGVGQPTLLIGGLTVGGAG from the coding sequence ATGGCCGATACCGGATTTCGCCCGCTAGAAAACGCCCTTGATCGGGACCGCACTCTGGACCTGCTGAAACAGGCCACGGACGGGGCGGACGATGGCGAGTTGTTCCTTGAGCGCCGCCGTAGCGAAGCGCTGGTGTTCGATGACGGCCGCGTGAAAACCGCCAGTTATGACGCCGCCGAAGGGTTCGGCCTGCGTGCGGTGTGCGGTGAAACCGCCGGCTATGCCCACTCCACCGAAATCACCGAAGCCGCGATCAAACGGGCTGTCAAAACCGCACGTCTGGCCGTGGGCGAAGGCGGCGGCACCTGGGCCGAGGCCCCCGCCCCCACCAACCAGCGTCTCTATACCGACCAAAACCCGATGGACGACGCCAGCTTCCCCGTCAAAATCGACACCCTACGCGAGATCGACGACTTCGCCCGCGCACTGGACAAACGCGTCATTCAGGTGTCCGCCACCATCGCCGCCAGCATTCAGGAAATCGAAATCCTGCGCCCCGAGGGACATATCATCCGTGATGTGCGCCCCATGTCCCGCGTCAATATCTCGGTGATCGTCGAGGAAAACGGCCGCCGCGAATCCGGCAGCATGGGCGGCGGTGGCCGCGCTGGCCTGACCCTGCTGATTGACCGCGCCCATTGGGAACCTGTCGCGCGCGAGGCCCTGCGCATCGCGCTGGTCAACCTGTCTGCCGTCCCCGCCCCCGCCGGCGCAATGGATGTGGTGCTGGGCAACGGCTGGCCCGGCATCCTGCTGCACGAAGCGGTCGGCCACGGGCTGGAAGGGGATTTCAACCGCAAAGGCACCTCGGCCTTTTCCGGCCTGATCGGCCAACAGGTGGCCGCCAAAGGCGTGACCGTGGTGGATGACGGCACCATCCCCGACCGGCGCGGCTCGATCAGCTTTGATGACGAGGGCACCGTTTCGGGGCGCAATGTGCTGATCGAGGACGGCATTCTTGTCGGCTATATGCAAGACCGCCAGAACGCCCGCCTGATGGGGGTCGCCCCCACCGGCAACGGGCGGCGCGAAAGCTATGCCCACGCGCCGATGCCGCGCATGACCAACACCATCATGCAGGGTGGTAACACCGACCCCCAAGACATCATCGCGGACCTGAAGGACGGTATCTATGCGGTCGGCTTCGGCGGCGGGCAGGTCGATATCACCAACGGCAAATTCGTGTTCTCCTGCACCGAGGCGTATCGCGTGCAAAACGGCAAAATCGGCAGCCCCGTCAAAGGCGCCACCCTGATCGGCGATGGCCCCGCCGCAATGAAACAGATCCGTGCGATTGGCAACGACATGGCCCTGGACCCCGGCATCGGCAACTGCGGCAAATCCGGCCAATGGGTGCCGGTGGGTGTGGGCCAGCCCACGCTGCTGATTGGCGGGCTGACAGTGGGTGGCGCGGGCTGA
- the coxB gene encoding cytochrome c oxidase subunit II, translated as MRIQTILPGLWATISVIFMGFSASAQDALEGLEIIGKPIPRGVNMQPASTSVATDLQWLDGMVLWIIAVITIFVTLLLLIVIVRYNRKANPEPAGFTHNSPLEIAWTLIPIIILVFIGAFSLPVLFNSQEIPEADLTIKVTGNQWFWTYEYVDDGFEFDSMMLARDELEAAGYTQGEYLLATDTAVVVPVGKIVVMQVTGSDVIHSWAMPAFGVKQDGVPGRLAELWFNVDKEGIYFGQCSELCGKDHAYMPITVKAVSPEKYEAWLQGAKAEYANVPSAIAVASN; from the coding sequence ATGCGAATACAGACTATACTACCCGGCCTTTGGGCCACAATTTCCGTTATATTTATGGGTTTTTCAGCTTCGGCGCAGGATGCGCTGGAGGGGTTGGAAATTATCGGAAAGCCAATCCCGAGAGGGGTGAATATGCAACCTGCCAGCACTTCGGTTGCGACAGATTTGCAATGGCTGGACGGGATGGTGCTGTGGATTATCGCGGTCATTACGATCTTTGTGACGCTGCTGCTGCTGATCGTGATCGTACGCTATAACCGCAAGGCCAATCCGGAACCGGCAGGATTTACCCATAACTCACCGCTGGAAATTGCATGGACGCTGATCCCGATCATCATTCTGGTGTTCATTGGTGCGTTTTCGCTACCGGTGCTGTTCAACAGTCAGGAAATTCCCGAAGCGGACCTAACCATCAAGGTGACGGGCAACCAGTGGTTCTGGACTTATGAATATGTTGATGACGGATTTGAATTCGACAGCATGATGCTGGCGCGCGACGAGCTGGAGGCGGCAGGGTATACGCAGGGTGAATACCTGCTGGCCACCGATACCGCCGTTGTTGTGCCTGTGGGCAAGATCGTGGTGATGCAGGTTACCGGCTCGGATGTGATCCATTCCTGGGCCATGCCGGCCTTTGGTGTGAAGCAGGATGGCGTGCCGGGCCGGTTGGCGGAACTGTGGTTCAATGTCGACAAGGAAGGCATCTATTTTGGCCAGTGTTCCGAGCTGTGCGGCAAGGATCACGCCTATATGCCGATCACGGTCAAGGCGGTCAGCCCCGAGAAATACGAGGCATGGCTGCAAGGCGCCAAGGCGGAATATGCCAATGTTCCCTCCGCGATTGCGGTTGCGTCCAACTAA
- the cyoE gene encoding heme o synthase, with protein MSDASLNTTSYDNEAGFGDFFALLKPRVMSLVVFTAFVGLLVAPVSVHPIIGFAAILFIAIGGGASGALNMWWEADVDALMKRTRKRPIPAGKITAGEAKAFGLTLSVMAVVMLGLAANFVAAGLLAFTIFFYVVVYTMGLKRRTPQNIVIGGAAGAFPPMIGWAVATGGISIESVLMFSIIFMWTPPHFWSLALFMNDDYTKAGIPMLPVTHGRRVTRAHILVYTLLLAPVAVGAGFTSIGGPVYLTASVLLNAWFIAGAVKIWRRSEEAAVADKYAAERKFFRISLLYLFLHFGALLAEGILRSFGMGGW; from the coding sequence ATGAGCGATGCAAGTCTGAATACCACCTCATATGACAACGAGGCCGGGTTTGGTGATTTCTTTGCCCTGCTGAAACCGCGCGTCATGTCGCTGGTTGTGTTCACCGCCTTTGTCGGGTTGCTGGTGGCCCCTGTGTCGGTGCATCCGATCATCGGGTTTGCCGCGATCCTGTTTATCGCCATTGGCGGCGGGGCGTCGGGCGCCCTGAACATGTGGTGGGAGGCCGATGTGGACGCACTGATGAAACGCACCCGCAAGCGGCCTATTCCGGCGGGCAAGATCACCGCGGGCGAGGCCAAGGCCTTTGGCCTGACGCTGTCGGTGATGGCGGTTGTGATGTTGGGGCTGGCGGCGAATTTCGTGGCCGCCGGATTGCTGGCCTTTACCATTTTCTTTTACGTCGTGGTCTATACGATGGGCCTGAAACGGCGCACGCCGCAGAACATCGTGATCGGTGGCGCGGCAGGGGCTTTCCCGCCGATGATCGGCTGGGCGGTGGCAACCGGTGGCATTTCTATCGAAAGCGTGTTGATGTTTTCCATCATCTTCATGTGGACCCCGCCGCATTTCTGGTCGCTGGCGCTGTTTATGAACGATGATTACACCAAGGCCGGCATTCCGATGCTGCCCGTCACCCACGGGCGGCGGGTCACGCGGGCGCATATTCTGGTCTATACGCTGTTGCTGGCCCCTGTGGCCGTGGGCGCAGGGTTCACCAGCATTGGCGGGCCGGTTTACCTGACGGCATCGGTGCTGCTGAATGCGTGGTTCATCGCGGGGGCGGTGAAAATATGGCGGCGCAGCGAAGAGGCGGCGGTGGCCGACAAATACGCCGCCGAGCGCAAGTTTTTCCGTATTTCGCTGCTCTATCTGTTTCTGCATTTCGGCGCGCTGCTGGCCGAGGGTATATTGCGCAGCTTTGGCATGGGGGGCTGGTAG
- a CDS encoding cytochrome c oxidase assembly protein produces the protein MSRLDAKSKTVLQTVGVVVFMGAMAWASVPFYNWFCKVTGFGGTTNVAESGSDVVLDRMITVRFDASKDRDMPWEFKPMVREMELKIGQTGLAFYEAYNPTDRVIAGTASYNVVPYDAGGFFTKIDCFCFTEQVLQPGERVQMPVTFYIDPEIVTDRDAKYIKHITLSYTFHETELPQTEARALPTDLGQ, from the coding sequence ATGAGCCGGCTGGATGCCAAAAGCAAAACCGTGCTGCAAACCGTCGGGGTTGTGGTGTTCATGGGGGCGATGGCCTGGGCCTCGGTGCCGTTTTACAACTGGTTTTGCAAGGTCACCGGCTTTGGCGGTACGACCAATGTGGCCGAGAGTGGTTCAGACGTGGTTCTGGACCGGATGATCACGGTGCGCTTTGACGCCTCGAAAGACCGCGATATGCCGTGGGAGTTCAAACCCATGGTGCGCGAGATGGAGTTAAAGATCGGCCAGACGGGGCTGGCCTTTTATGAGGCCTACAACCCTACCGACCGGGTGATCGCCGGCACGGCCAGCTATAATGTCGTGCCCTATGATGCGGGCGGTTTTTTTACCAAGATCGACTGCTTTTGCTTTACCGAACAGGTGCTGCAACCGGGGGAACGGGTGCAGATGCCCGTGACCTTCTATATCGATCCCGAAATCGTAACGGACAGGGATGCGAAATATATCAAGCACATCACGCTGTCCTATACGTTCCACGAAACCGAACTGCCACAGACCGAGGCGCGCGCGCTGCCAACGGATCTGGGCCAATAG